From Camelus bactrianus isolate YW-2024 breed Bactrian camel chromosome 16, ASM4877302v1, whole genome shotgun sequence, the proteins below share one genomic window:
- the PLEKHH3 gene encoding pleckstrin homology domain-containing family H member 3 isoform X1 yields the protein MPLPGGLWWLLCCRRGFTLLHRDYGDGELSGDGDEDEDEETFELRTPSPAGGGRGPLDVTLTQPVRSGPVSDRLQSWEETRSLIPEKGPPEDDPDIVVKGWLYREPRGGGARPWLPPRRAWFVLTRDSLDQFSSSGKEARRLGSLVLTSLCSVTGPERRPKETGLWSVTVSGRKHSIRLCSPRQAEAERWGVALREVIASKAPLETPTQLLLRDIQESCGDAEAVALIYQRNPILRHTSGALYAPLLPLPYGVSAPGPGYAPLREEAVRLFLALQALEGARRPGPLMQGVLQTCRDLPALRDELFLQLAKQTSGPAGPPGPPATQDPAALRYWQLLTCMSCTFRPGGAVRGHLLGHLERTEKALPDSELAEFARFIRKALGRTRGRELVPSLAEISALSRRQELLCTVHCPGAGACPVAIDSHTTAGEVARELVGRLGLTRSRNAFALYEQRGAQERALAGGTLVADVLTRFEKLAAEEAGLEDLPESGWRLCLRLHGPLHPEGLSPDGQELPFLFEQAHTLLLRGRPLPPDDTLRALAALRLQSLHRDFSPRAPLPRLDCLLPTPAPPPEDPPRPVPRPTPSAALLAGAIWSPGLAKRRAERARRGGAGRTAGSMACEGGGGAGTAAAVLGGWKRLRGMGRAEAMAAYLALAAQCPGFGAARYDVLELSTDPGGGTPQKLCLGLGAKAMSLSRPGETEPIHSVSYGHVAACQLMGPHTLALRVGESQLLLQSPQVEEIMQLVNAYLANPSPERPSSSPSPPCQDLPDTSPPSQHPGLDEPQGQSGCLGQLQD from the exons ATGCCTCTCCCCGGGGGATTGTGGTGGCTCCTCTGCTGCCGTCGAGGCTTTACTCTTCTGCACCGGGACTACGGGGACGGCGAGCTTAGCGGGGACGGGGACGAAGACGAGGACGAGGAGACCTTTGAGCTACGGACCCCGAGTCCAGCGGGCGGCGGGAGG GGACCCCTGGACGTGACGCTGACTCAGCCTGTGAGGAGCGGGCCAGTCTCAGACAG GCTGCAAAGCTGGGAGGAGACGAGGAGCCTCATTCCGGAGAAGGGGCCTCCAGAAGACGACCCAGACATCGTCGTGAAAG GTTGGCTGTATCGCGAACCCCGCGGAGGAGGGGCGCGGCCCTGGTTGCCCCCGCGCCGAGCCTGGTTCGTGCTCACCCGGGACTCCTTGGACCAGTTCAGCAGCAGCGGGAAGGAGGCGCGGCGCCTCGGGAGTCTAGTGCTCACCAGCCTGTGCTCGGTGACCGGCCCGGAGCGCAGGCCCAAGGAGACCG GTCTGTGGTCAGTGACCGTGTCTGGCCGGAAGCACAGCATCCGGCTATGCTCACCGCGCCAGGCCGAGGCGGAGCGCTGGGGAGTGGCGCTGCGCGAAGTGATTGCCTCCAAAGCACCGCTGGAGACCCCCACCCAGCTGCTACTCAGGGACATTCAG GAGAGTTGTGGGGACGCAGAAGCCGTAGCACTTATTTACCAACGGAATCCGATTCTGAGGCACACCAGCGGGGCCCTGTATGCCCCACTCCTCCCTCTGCCCTACGGAGTCAGCGCCCCAG gTCCAGGCTACGCACCCTTGCGGGAGGAGGCGGTGCGGCTGTTCCTGGCGCTGCAAGCCCTGGAGGGGGCGCGGCGCCCCGGGCCCCTGATGCAGGGTGTGCTCCAGACCTGCCGGGACCTGCCCGCGCTCCGCGACGAACTCTTCCTGCAGCTGGCTAAGCAGACCTCGGGCCCTGCGGGtcccccagggcccccagctACCCAAGACCCCGCAGCCCTGCGGTACTGGCAGCTCCTCACTTGCATGAGCTGCACCTTCCGGCCTGGGGGAGCTGTACGGGGGCATCTCCTGGGGCATCTGGAGAG GACTGAGAAGGCTCTCCCGGACTCAGAGCTGGCGGAATTTGCGCGCTTCATCCGGAAAGCGCTGGGACGGACACGCGGCCGAGAGCTGGTGCCATCGCTGGCTGAGATTTCCGCGCTGAGCCGAAGGCAGGAGCTGTTGTGCACCGTGCActgtcctggggctggtgcctgcCCTGTGGCTATAGACTCCCACACCACGGCAGGAGAG GTTGCTAGAGAGCTGGTGGGGCGGCTGGGTTTGACCCGGAGCCGCAATGCGTTCGCGTTGTACGAGCAGCGGGGGGCCCAGGAGCGAGCCCTGGCTGGGGGGACTCTAGTGGCCGACGTGCTCACCAGGTTTGAGAA ACTGGCGGCGGAGGAAGCCGGACTGGAGGACCTGCCGGAATCCGGTTGGAGACTGTGTCTGCGTCTTCACGGACCTCTGCACCCTGAGGGGCTGTCCCCAGATGGTCAAGAACTGCCCTTCCTCTTCGAGCAG GCTCACACTCTGCTGCTGCGCGGCCGGCCGCTCCCGCCCGACGACACGCTGCGCGCCCTGGCGGCGCTGCGCCTGCAGAGCCTGCACCGGGACTTCTCCCCGCGGGCGCCCCTGCCGCGCCTCGACTGCTTGCTgcccaccccggccccgccgcctGAAGACCCTCCCCGCCCGGTCCCCAGGCCCACCCCCTCCGCCGCCCTGCTGGCCGGGGCGATCTGGAGCCCGGGCCTGGCCAAGAGGCGGGCGGAGCGGGCCCGGCGCGGCGGGGCCGGCCGCACGGCGGGAAGCATGGCCTGCGAGGGAGGAGGTGGCGCCGGCACGGCGGCTGCTGTGCTGGGAGGCTGGAAGCGGCTACGGGGCATGGGCCGAGCTGAGGCCATGGCTGCCTACCTGGCCCTGGCGGCACAGTGTCCAGGGTTCGGCGCTGCTCGGTATGACGTTCTGGAGCTGAGCACg gaccctggTGGGGGCACTCCACAGAAGCTATGCCTGGGCCTGGGAGCCAAGGCCATGTCCCTCTCCCGACCGGGTGAGACAGAGCCCATCCACAGTGTCAGCTATGGCCATGTGGCCGCCTGCCAGCTAATGGGCCCCCACACCCTGGCATTGAGGGTGGGAGAGAGCCAGCTGCTCCTGCAGAGTCCCCAG GTGGAAGAGATCATGCAGCTGGTGAATGCCTACTTGGCCAACCCCTCCCCCGAGAGGCCCAGCAGCAGCCCTTCTCCTCCATGCCAAGACCTGCCAGAcacctcccctcccagccagCACCCGGGCCTGGATGAGCCCCAGGGACAGTCTGGCTGTTTGGGGCAGCTGCAGGACTGA
- the PLEKHH3 gene encoding pleckstrin homology domain-containing family H member 3 isoform X3: MSAEGPLDVTLTQPVRSGPVSDRLQSWEETRSLIPEKGPPEDDPDIVVKGWLYREPRGGGARPWLPPRRAWFVLTRDSLDQFSSSGKEARRLGSLVLTSLCSVTGPERRPKETGLWSVTVSGRKHSIRLCSPRQAEAERWGVALREVIASKAPLETPTQLLLRDIQESCGDAEAVALIYQRNPILRHTSGALYAPLLPLPYGVSAPGPGYAPLREEAVRLFLALQALEGARRPGPLMQGVLQTCRDLPALRDELFLQLAKQTSGPAGPPGPPATQDPAALRYWQLLTCMSCTFRPGGAVRGHLLGHLERTEKALPDSELAEFARFIRKALGRTRGRELVPSLAEISALSRRQELLCTVHCPGAGACPVAIDSHTTAGEVARELVGRLGLTRSRNAFALYEQRGAQERALAGGTLVADVLTRFEKLAAEEAGLEDLPESGWRLCLRLHGPLHPEGLSPDGQELPFLFEQAHTLLLRGRPLPPDDTLRALAALRLQSLHRDFSPRAPLPRLDCLLPTPAPPPEDPPRPVPRPTPSAALLAGAIWSPGLAKRRAERARRGGAGRTAGSMACEGGGGAGTAAAVLGGWKRLRGMGRAEAMAAYLALAAQCPGFGAARYDVLELSTDPGGGTPQKLCLGLGAKAMSLSRPGETEPIHSVSYGHVAACQLMGPHTLALRVGESQLLLQSPQVEEIMQLVNAYLANPSPERPSSSPSPPCQDLPDTSPPSQHPGLDEPQGQSGCLGQLQD; encoded by the exons ATGAGCGCTGAG GGACCCCTGGACGTGACGCTGACTCAGCCTGTGAGGAGCGGGCCAGTCTCAGACAG GCTGCAAAGCTGGGAGGAGACGAGGAGCCTCATTCCGGAGAAGGGGCCTCCAGAAGACGACCCAGACATCGTCGTGAAAG GTTGGCTGTATCGCGAACCCCGCGGAGGAGGGGCGCGGCCCTGGTTGCCCCCGCGCCGAGCCTGGTTCGTGCTCACCCGGGACTCCTTGGACCAGTTCAGCAGCAGCGGGAAGGAGGCGCGGCGCCTCGGGAGTCTAGTGCTCACCAGCCTGTGCTCGGTGACCGGCCCGGAGCGCAGGCCCAAGGAGACCG GTCTGTGGTCAGTGACCGTGTCTGGCCGGAAGCACAGCATCCGGCTATGCTCACCGCGCCAGGCCGAGGCGGAGCGCTGGGGAGTGGCGCTGCGCGAAGTGATTGCCTCCAAAGCACCGCTGGAGACCCCCACCCAGCTGCTACTCAGGGACATTCAG GAGAGTTGTGGGGACGCAGAAGCCGTAGCACTTATTTACCAACGGAATCCGATTCTGAGGCACACCAGCGGGGCCCTGTATGCCCCACTCCTCCCTCTGCCCTACGGAGTCAGCGCCCCAG gTCCAGGCTACGCACCCTTGCGGGAGGAGGCGGTGCGGCTGTTCCTGGCGCTGCAAGCCCTGGAGGGGGCGCGGCGCCCCGGGCCCCTGATGCAGGGTGTGCTCCAGACCTGCCGGGACCTGCCCGCGCTCCGCGACGAACTCTTCCTGCAGCTGGCTAAGCAGACCTCGGGCCCTGCGGGtcccccagggcccccagctACCCAAGACCCCGCAGCCCTGCGGTACTGGCAGCTCCTCACTTGCATGAGCTGCACCTTCCGGCCTGGGGGAGCTGTACGGGGGCATCTCCTGGGGCATCTGGAGAG GACTGAGAAGGCTCTCCCGGACTCAGAGCTGGCGGAATTTGCGCGCTTCATCCGGAAAGCGCTGGGACGGACACGCGGCCGAGAGCTGGTGCCATCGCTGGCTGAGATTTCCGCGCTGAGCCGAAGGCAGGAGCTGTTGTGCACCGTGCActgtcctggggctggtgcctgcCCTGTGGCTATAGACTCCCACACCACGGCAGGAGAG GTTGCTAGAGAGCTGGTGGGGCGGCTGGGTTTGACCCGGAGCCGCAATGCGTTCGCGTTGTACGAGCAGCGGGGGGCCCAGGAGCGAGCCCTGGCTGGGGGGACTCTAGTGGCCGACGTGCTCACCAGGTTTGAGAA ACTGGCGGCGGAGGAAGCCGGACTGGAGGACCTGCCGGAATCCGGTTGGAGACTGTGTCTGCGTCTTCACGGACCTCTGCACCCTGAGGGGCTGTCCCCAGATGGTCAAGAACTGCCCTTCCTCTTCGAGCAG GCTCACACTCTGCTGCTGCGCGGCCGGCCGCTCCCGCCCGACGACACGCTGCGCGCCCTGGCGGCGCTGCGCCTGCAGAGCCTGCACCGGGACTTCTCCCCGCGGGCGCCCCTGCCGCGCCTCGACTGCTTGCTgcccaccccggccccgccgcctGAAGACCCTCCCCGCCCGGTCCCCAGGCCCACCCCCTCCGCCGCCCTGCTGGCCGGGGCGATCTGGAGCCCGGGCCTGGCCAAGAGGCGGGCGGAGCGGGCCCGGCGCGGCGGGGCCGGCCGCACGGCGGGAAGCATGGCCTGCGAGGGAGGAGGTGGCGCCGGCACGGCGGCTGCTGTGCTGGGAGGCTGGAAGCGGCTACGGGGCATGGGCCGAGCTGAGGCCATGGCTGCCTACCTGGCCCTGGCGGCACAGTGTCCAGGGTTCGGCGCTGCTCGGTATGACGTTCTGGAGCTGAGCACg gaccctggTGGGGGCACTCCACAGAAGCTATGCCTGGGCCTGGGAGCCAAGGCCATGTCCCTCTCCCGACCGGGTGAGACAGAGCCCATCCACAGTGTCAGCTATGGCCATGTGGCCGCCTGCCAGCTAATGGGCCCCCACACCCTGGCATTGAGGGTGGGAGAGAGCCAGCTGCTCCTGCAGAGTCCCCAG GTGGAAGAGATCATGCAGCTGGTGAATGCCTACTTGGCCAACCCCTCCCCCGAGAGGCCCAGCAGCAGCCCTTCTCCTCCATGCCAAGACCTGCCAGAcacctcccctcccagccagCACCCGGGCCTGGATGAGCCCCAGGGACAGTCTGGCTGTTTGGGGCAGCTGCAGGACTGA
- the CCR10 gene encoding C-C chemokine receptor type 10, which translates to MGTEPAEQVSWGPYSGDDEEAYSAEPLPELCYKADVQAFSRAFQPSVSLTVAALGLAGNGLVLATHLAARRAARSPTSAHLLQLALADLLLALTLPFAAAGALQGWSLGSVTCRAISGLYSASFHAGFLFLACISADRYVAIARALPAGPRPSAPGRAHLVSVIVWLLSLLLALPALLFSQDGQREGQRRCRLVFPEGLTQTVKGASAVAQVVLGFALPLGVMAACYALLGRTLLATRGPESRRALRVVVALVAAFVVLQLPYSLALLLDTADLLAARERSCPASKRKDLALLVTGGLALARCGLNPVLYAFLGLRFRQDLRRLLRGGGCSPGPHPRSRCPRRPRLSSCSAPTETNSVSFWDH; encoded by the exons ATGGGGACCGAGCCCGCAGAGCAG GTCTCCTGGGGCCCCTACTCGGGGGATGATGAGGAGGCATACTCGGCTGAGCCGTTGCCAGAGCTCTGCTACAAGGCTGATGTCCAGGCCTTCAGTCGAGCCTTCCAACCTAGTGTCTCCCTGACGGTGGCTGCGCTGGGTCTCGCTGGCAATGGCCTGGTCCTGGCCACCCATCTGGCGGCCCGACGCGCTGCCCGCTCGCCCACCTCGGCCCACCTGCTCCAGTTGGCTCTGGCCGACCTTCTGCTGGCCCTGACCCTGCCCTTCGCCGCAGCCGGGGCTCTGCAGGGCTGGAGTCTGGGTAGTGTCACCTGCCGCGCCATCTCGGGCCTCTACTCGGCCTCCTTCCATGCCGGCTTCCTCTTCCTGGCCTGTATCAGCGCCGACCGCTACGTAGCCATCGCGCGAGCCCTCCCAGCTGGACCCAGGCCCTCGGCGCCGGGCCGTGCACACTTAGTTTCAGTCATCGTGTGGCTGTTGTCGCTGCTCCTGGCGCTGCCAGCTCTCCTTTTCAGCCAGGATGGGCAGCGGGAAGGCCAGCGGCGCTGCCGTCtcgtcttccccgagggtctcacGCAGACAGTGAAGGGGGCGAGCGCCGTGGCGCAGGTGGTGCTGGGCTTCGCGCTGCCGCTGGGCGTTATGGCCGCCTGCTACGCGCTCCTGGGCCGCACGCTGCTGGCCACCAGGGGGCCAGAGAGCCGGCGCGCGTTGCGCGTCGTGGTGGCCTTGGTGGCGGCCTTCGTGGTGCTGCAGCTGCCCTACAGTCTCGCCCTGCTATTGGATACTGCCGACCTACTGGCGGCCCGCGAGAGGAGCTGTCCCGCCAGCAAGCGCAAGGATCTAGCACTCCTGGTGACCGGGGGCTTGGCCCTCGCCCGCTGCGGCCTCAACCCCGTTCTCTACGCCTTTCTGGGCCTGCGCTTCCGCCAGGATCTGCGGAGGCTGCtccggggtgggggctgcagtcCAGGGCCTCACCCCCGCAGCCGGTGCCCCCGCCGGCCCCGCCTTTCTTCCTGCTCTGCTCCCACTGAGACCAACAGCGTCTCCTTCTGGGACCACTAG
- the PLEKHH3 gene encoding pleckstrin homology domain-containing family H member 3 isoform X2 encodes MPLPGGLWWLLCCRRGFTLLHRDYGDGELSGDGDEDEDEETFELRTPSPAGGGRGPLDVTLTQPVRSGPVSDRLQSWEETRSLIPEKGPPEDDPDIVVKGWLYREPRGGGARPWLPPRRAWFVLTRDSLDQFSSSGKEARRLGSLVLTSLCSVTGPERRPKETGLWSVTVSGRKHSIRLCSPRQAEAERWGVALREVIASKAPLETPTQLLLRDIQESCGDAEAVALIYQRNPILRHTSGALYAPLLPLPYGVSAPGPGYAPLREEAVRLFLALQALEGARRPGPLMQGVLQTCRDLPALRDELFLQLAKQTSGPAGPPGPPATQDPAALRYWQLLTCMSCTFRPGGAVRGHLLGHLERTEKALPDSELAEFARFIRKALGRTRGRELVPSLAEISALSRRQELLCTVHCPGAGACPVAIDSHTTAGEVARELVGRLGLTRSRNAFALYEQRGAQERALAGGTLVADVLTRLAAEEAGLEDLPESGWRLCLRLHGPLHPEGLSPDGQELPFLFEQAHTLLLRGRPLPPDDTLRALAALRLQSLHRDFSPRAPLPRLDCLLPTPAPPPEDPPRPVPRPTPSAALLAGAIWSPGLAKRRAERARRGGAGRTAGSMACEGGGGAGTAAAVLGGWKRLRGMGRAEAMAAYLALAAQCPGFGAARYDVLELSTDPGGGTPQKLCLGLGAKAMSLSRPGETEPIHSVSYGHVAACQLMGPHTLALRVGESQLLLQSPQVEEIMQLVNAYLANPSPERPSSSPSPPCQDLPDTSPPSQHPGLDEPQGQSGCLGQLQD; translated from the exons ATGCCTCTCCCCGGGGGATTGTGGTGGCTCCTCTGCTGCCGTCGAGGCTTTACTCTTCTGCACCGGGACTACGGGGACGGCGAGCTTAGCGGGGACGGGGACGAAGACGAGGACGAGGAGACCTTTGAGCTACGGACCCCGAGTCCAGCGGGCGGCGGGAGG GGACCCCTGGACGTGACGCTGACTCAGCCTGTGAGGAGCGGGCCAGTCTCAGACAG GCTGCAAAGCTGGGAGGAGACGAGGAGCCTCATTCCGGAGAAGGGGCCTCCAGAAGACGACCCAGACATCGTCGTGAAAG GTTGGCTGTATCGCGAACCCCGCGGAGGAGGGGCGCGGCCCTGGTTGCCCCCGCGCCGAGCCTGGTTCGTGCTCACCCGGGACTCCTTGGACCAGTTCAGCAGCAGCGGGAAGGAGGCGCGGCGCCTCGGGAGTCTAGTGCTCACCAGCCTGTGCTCGGTGACCGGCCCGGAGCGCAGGCCCAAGGAGACCG GTCTGTGGTCAGTGACCGTGTCTGGCCGGAAGCACAGCATCCGGCTATGCTCACCGCGCCAGGCCGAGGCGGAGCGCTGGGGAGTGGCGCTGCGCGAAGTGATTGCCTCCAAAGCACCGCTGGAGACCCCCACCCAGCTGCTACTCAGGGACATTCAG GAGAGTTGTGGGGACGCAGAAGCCGTAGCACTTATTTACCAACGGAATCCGATTCTGAGGCACACCAGCGGGGCCCTGTATGCCCCACTCCTCCCTCTGCCCTACGGAGTCAGCGCCCCAG gTCCAGGCTACGCACCCTTGCGGGAGGAGGCGGTGCGGCTGTTCCTGGCGCTGCAAGCCCTGGAGGGGGCGCGGCGCCCCGGGCCCCTGATGCAGGGTGTGCTCCAGACCTGCCGGGACCTGCCCGCGCTCCGCGACGAACTCTTCCTGCAGCTGGCTAAGCAGACCTCGGGCCCTGCGGGtcccccagggcccccagctACCCAAGACCCCGCAGCCCTGCGGTACTGGCAGCTCCTCACTTGCATGAGCTGCACCTTCCGGCCTGGGGGAGCTGTACGGGGGCATCTCCTGGGGCATCTGGAGAG GACTGAGAAGGCTCTCCCGGACTCAGAGCTGGCGGAATTTGCGCGCTTCATCCGGAAAGCGCTGGGACGGACACGCGGCCGAGAGCTGGTGCCATCGCTGGCTGAGATTTCCGCGCTGAGCCGAAGGCAGGAGCTGTTGTGCACCGTGCActgtcctggggctggtgcctgcCCTGTGGCTATAGACTCCCACACCACGGCAGGAGAG GTTGCTAGAGAGCTGGTGGGGCGGCTGGGTTTGACCCGGAGCCGCAATGCGTTCGCGTTGTACGAGCAGCGGGGGGCCCAGGAGCGAGCCCTGGCTGGGGGGACTCTAGTGGCCGACGTGCTCACCAG ACTGGCGGCGGAGGAAGCCGGACTGGAGGACCTGCCGGAATCCGGTTGGAGACTGTGTCTGCGTCTTCACGGACCTCTGCACCCTGAGGGGCTGTCCCCAGATGGTCAAGAACTGCCCTTCCTCTTCGAGCAG GCTCACACTCTGCTGCTGCGCGGCCGGCCGCTCCCGCCCGACGACACGCTGCGCGCCCTGGCGGCGCTGCGCCTGCAGAGCCTGCACCGGGACTTCTCCCCGCGGGCGCCCCTGCCGCGCCTCGACTGCTTGCTgcccaccccggccccgccgcctGAAGACCCTCCCCGCCCGGTCCCCAGGCCCACCCCCTCCGCCGCCCTGCTGGCCGGGGCGATCTGGAGCCCGGGCCTGGCCAAGAGGCGGGCGGAGCGGGCCCGGCGCGGCGGGGCCGGCCGCACGGCGGGAAGCATGGCCTGCGAGGGAGGAGGTGGCGCCGGCACGGCGGCTGCTGTGCTGGGAGGCTGGAAGCGGCTACGGGGCATGGGCCGAGCTGAGGCCATGGCTGCCTACCTGGCCCTGGCGGCACAGTGTCCAGGGTTCGGCGCTGCTCGGTATGACGTTCTGGAGCTGAGCACg gaccctggTGGGGGCACTCCACAGAAGCTATGCCTGGGCCTGGGAGCCAAGGCCATGTCCCTCTCCCGACCGGGTGAGACAGAGCCCATCCACAGTGTCAGCTATGGCCATGTGGCCGCCTGCCAGCTAATGGGCCCCCACACCCTGGCATTGAGGGTGGGAGAGAGCCAGCTGCTCCTGCAGAGTCCCCAG GTGGAAGAGATCATGCAGCTGGTGAATGCCTACTTGGCCAACCCCTCCCCCGAGAGGCCCAGCAGCAGCCCTTCTCCTCCATGCCAAGACCTGCCAGAcacctcccctcccagccagCACCCGGGCCTGGATGAGCCCCAGGGACAGTCTGGCTGTTTGGGGCAGCTGCAGGACTGA